The Deinococcus seoulensis genome window below encodes:
- a CDS encoding DUF72 domain-containing protein, translated as MRVYIGCGGYSNDDWTEQGLIYGGVRKDDYLATYARHFDAVELNSSFYAIPGLKAFEGMARKSGGRVRFTVKLHRVFTHDRAPTDADFDRMLQSPEPLREAGVMGPYLAQFPFSFHRTPTNRRYLGQLAERFAGHELAVEMRHEGWDRPEVREGMAERGLIWVSPDYPPAGGLPEPQLHVTGDVGYLRLHGRNTGSWWEGQSAAERHDYRYTRAEMDEWAQKIALAADDLSELYVLFENTTKGHALHNIPQLREALNAHGVPVQTPDPGHGPEQGRLL; from the coding sequence ATGCGCGTGTACATCGGCTGCGGCGGCTACAGCAACGACGACTGGACAGAACAGGGCCTGATCTACGGGGGCGTCCGCAAGGACGACTACCTCGCCACGTACGCCCGGCACTTCGACGCCGTGGAACTCAACAGTTCCTTCTACGCCATTCCCGGCCTGAAAGCCTTCGAGGGCATGGCCCGCAAGAGCGGCGGCCGGGTGCGCTTCACCGTGAAACTCCACCGGGTCTTCACGCACGACCGCGCCCCCACCGACGCCGACTTCGACCGCATGCTCCAGAGCCCCGAACCGCTGCGCGAGGCGGGCGTCATGGGCCCCTACCTCGCGCAGTTCCCGTTCTCGTTTCACCGCACGCCCACCAACCGCCGCTACCTGGGCCAGCTGGCCGAACGATTCGCCGGGCACGAACTGGCCGTCGAGATGCGCCACGAAGGCTGGGACCGCCCCGAAGTCCGCGAAGGCATGGCCGAACGCGGCCTGATCTGGGTCAGCCCCGACTACCCGCCCGCCGGAGGCCTGCCCGAACCGCAACTGCACGTCACGGGCGACGTGGGCTACCTGCGCCTGCACGGCCGCAACACCGGCAGCTGGTGGGAAGGGCAGAGCGCCGCCGAACGCCACGACTACCGCTACACCCGCGCCGAGATGGACGAATGGGCGCAGAAGATTGCCCTGGCCGCCGACGATCTGAGCGAACTGTACGTCCTGTTCGAGAACACCACCAAGGGGCACGCGCTGCACAACATCCCCCAGTTGCGCGAGGCCCTGAACGCCCACGGCGTGCCCGTGCAGACCCCCGACCCCGGCCACGGTCCGGAACAGGGTCGCCTGCTCTGA
- a CDS encoding response regulator: MNTRRILLIDDNPNDVELALTALDETPAGPGGHEVSVASSGPEAIALLEQARVRGTLPDLILLDLKMPHMDGIAVLDAIRANAALRGIPVVMLTTSGEGRDIRESYAHGASAYVIKPMDFTQFRDAMRTIQAFWTTLNRPPSVNG; encoded by the coding sequence GTGAACACCCGCAGGATCCTGCTTATCGACGACAACCCCAACGACGTGGAACTCGCCCTGACGGCCCTCGACGAAACCCCGGCCGGTCCCGGCGGCCACGAGGTCAGCGTCGCCAGCAGCGGCCCGGAAGCCATCGCGCTGCTCGAACAGGCCCGCGTGCGCGGCACGCTGCCCGACCTGATCCTGCTCGACCTGAAAATGCCGCACATGGACGGCATCGCCGTACTGGACGCCATCCGCGCCAACGCCGCGCTGCGCGGCATTCCGGTCGTCATGCTCACCACCAGCGGCGAGGGACGCGACATCCGCGAATCCTACGCGCACGGCGCCAGCGCCTACGTCATCAAACCCATGGACTTCACGCAGTTCCGCGACGCCATGCGCACCATCCAGGCCTTCTGGACCACCCTGAACCGCCCCCCAAGCGTCAACGGCTGA
- the hisF gene encoding imidazole glycerol phosphate synthase subunit HisF: MLTKRIIPCLDVQSGRVVKNVRFFEDHRDAGDPLVLAQAYEAQQADELVFYDITATHEGRSLMLDVAARVAEQVMMPLTVGGGVNHLSDFRQLLMAGADKISVNSGALSRPELIREASDHHGAQCVMLSIDAKRRPDGHGWNVFRAGGRVDTGLDLIEWAVRGQALGAGEICLNIMDADGTRAGFDLEATRTVARALDIPVIASGGAGKLEDFRDVLRGGEDGGWADAALAASVFHFGELTVPQVKTYLKGEGLPVRPDWHDTHL, encoded by the coding sequence ATGTTGACCAAGCGCATCATTCCCTGCCTGGACGTGCAGAGCGGCCGCGTGGTGAAGAACGTCCGGTTCTTCGAGGATCACCGTGACGCCGGGGACCCCCTGGTCCTGGCCCAGGCCTACGAGGCGCAGCAGGCCGACGAACTGGTGTTCTACGACATCACCGCCACCCACGAGGGCCGCAGCCTGATGCTGGACGTCGCCGCGCGCGTGGCCGAGCAGGTCATGATGCCCCTGACCGTCGGGGGCGGCGTGAACCACCTGTCGGACTTCCGGCAACTGCTGATGGCCGGCGCGGACAAGATCAGCGTGAACAGCGGCGCCCTGAGTCGCCCCGAACTGATCCGCGAGGCCAGCGACCACCACGGCGCGCAGTGCGTGATGCTGAGCATCGACGCCAAACGCCGCCCGGACGGCCACGGCTGGAACGTGTTCCGCGCCGGGGGCCGCGTGGACACCGGCCTGGACCTGATCGAGTGGGCCGTGCGCGGCCAGGCGCTCGGCGCGGGCGAGATCTGCCTGAACATCATGGACGCCGACGGCACCCGCGCCGGGTTCGATCTGGAAGCGACCCGCACGGTCGCCCGCGCGCTGGACATTCCCGTGATCGCGTCCGGCGGCGCTGGGAAACTCGAGGACTTCCGGGACGTGCTGCGCGGCGGCGAGGACGGCGGCTGGGCCGACGCGGCGCTGGCCGCCAGTGTCTTCCATTTCGGGGAACTGACCGTCCCGCAGGTCAAGACGTATCTGAAAGGCGAGGGGCTGCCCGTGCGGCCCGACTGGCACGACACGCACCTCTGA
- the hisIE gene encoding bifunctional phosphoribosyl-AMP cyclohydrolase/phosphoribosyl-ATP diphosphatase HisIE has protein sequence MTTPNTPTHLNLDSLNFDPQTGLIPVVTQDARSGAVLMQAYADRAAVERTLDTREATYYSRSRQEQWVKGATSGHTQQVVDVQADCDADSLLYRVVQTGPACHTGAYSCYHQPLMPAQAPQAGLDGTLDRVYATITERLATLPENSYVARLHAGGLDRVLKKISEESGEVLLAAKNHDRAELATEVADLLFHTLFAMAEVGVSPADVAAVLHEREGKTGLKGPKEVG, from the coding sequence ATGACCACCCCCAACACCCCCACCCACCTGAATCTGGACTCCCTGAACTTCGACCCGCAGACCGGCCTGATCCCGGTCGTCACGCAGGACGCCCGCAGCGGCGCCGTGCTGATGCAGGCGTACGCCGACCGCGCCGCCGTCGAGCGCACCCTGGACACCCGCGAGGCCACGTACTACAGCCGCTCCCGGCAGGAGCAGTGGGTCAAGGGCGCGACCAGCGGCCACACCCAGCAGGTCGTGGACGTGCAGGCCGACTGCGACGCCGACAGCCTGCTGTACCGCGTCGTGCAGACCGGCCCCGCCTGCCACACCGGCGCGTACTCCTGCTACCACCAGCCCCTGATGCCCGCCCAGGCCCCCCAGGCCGGACTGGACGGCACGCTGGACCGCGTGTACGCGACCATCACCGAGCGGCTGGCCACGCTGCCCGAGAACAGTTATGTGGCCCGCCTGCACGCCGGAGGCCTGGACCGCGTGCTGAAGAAGATCAGCGAGGAAAGCGGCGAGGTCCTGCTGGCCGCCAAGAACCACGACCGCGCCGAACTGGCCACCGAGGTCGCCGACCTGCTGTTCCACACCCTGTTCGCCATGGCCGAGGTCGGCGTCTCGCCCGCCGACGTGGCCGCCGTACTGCACGAACGCGAGGGGAAAACCGGCCTGAAAGGCCCGAAAGAAGTGGGCTGA
- the nucS gene encoding endonuclease NucS — MRVSRALLNSAACALCCPARAAHPTMLIDSLTHPTPEALLTFLRAHLHARVTLHLAGEVEVLYAGRATSMAEAGDRLLLLKPDGSLQVHGPRGVKPVNWQPRTDHLSAELEGGCVVLHAERRSPAEVVRVRVITCAQVTALQLGDEALFLLQGSEAQMQAALARTPELIEPGLSVLNRELLVGVGGIDLYARDAQGRFVVVELKRGKAGHEAVHQLGRYVQAVREQVPGTVRGILAAPDITVPALKVAQAAGLEYVKVEALPQVPEEALQPTLF, encoded by the coding sequence ATGCGGGTTTCACGGGCACTGCTGAATTCCGCTGCGTGCGCGCTATGCTGCCCGGCGCGCGCCGCGCACCCGACCATGCTGATCGACTCCCTGACCCACCCGACCCCCGAAGCCCTGCTGACCTTCCTGCGCGCGCACCTGCACGCCCGCGTGACCCTGCACCTGGCGGGTGAGGTCGAGGTGCTGTACGCCGGGCGGGCGACCAGCATGGCCGAGGCCGGGGACCGCCTGCTGCTGCTCAAGCCGGACGGGTCATTGCAGGTGCACGGGCCGCGCGGCGTGAAGCCCGTGAACTGGCAGCCGCGCACCGATCACCTGAGCGCCGAACTGGAGGGCGGCTGCGTGGTGCTGCACGCCGAACGCCGCAGTCCGGCCGAGGTGGTGCGGGTGCGCGTGATCACCTGCGCGCAGGTCACGGCGCTGCAACTGGGTGACGAGGCTTTGTTCCTGCTTCAGGGCAGCGAGGCGCAGATGCAGGCGGCGCTGGCCCGCACGCCCGAACTGATCGAACCGGGCCTGAGTGTCCTGAACCGCGAACTGCTGGTCGGGGTGGGCGGCATCGACCTGTACGCCCGCGACGCGCAGGGCCGGTTCGTGGTCGTGGAACTCAAGCGCGGCAAGGCCGGTCACGAGGCCGTGCATCAACTCGGCCGGTACGTGCAGGCCGTGCGGGAACAGGTGCCCGGCACCGTGCGCGGCATCCTGGCCGCCCCGGACATCACGGTCCCGGCCCTGAAGGTCGCGCAGGCCGCCGGACTGGAGTACGTGAAAGTCGAGGCGCTTCCCCAGGTGCCCGAGGAAGCGCTGCAACCCACGCTGTTCTGA